From a region of the Pseudoxanthomonas sp. X-1 genome:
- a CDS encoding NADH-quinone oxidoreductase subunit J, which translates to MDWINISFWIFAAVAAVSGAAVISVRNPVHAVLFLILTFFSVACVWLLVGAEFLGVALILVYVGAVMVLFLFVVMMLDIDVAQLRQGWVRFLPVGLLVAVVMLVQMLVLIGVKAKAGAALPDNAAAAAAETSNITWLARSLFTEFLLPFEFAAVILTVAVIAAVMLTLRKREGVKTQDPSEQTRVKARDRFRMVRMEAVRPVAPVVEPPAQDGAQEAKS; encoded by the coding sequence CCGTCGCCGCTGTCTCGGGCGCCGCGGTGATCAGCGTGCGCAACCCCGTGCACGCGGTCCTGTTTCTCATCCTGACCTTCTTCAGCGTCGCCTGCGTCTGGCTGCTGGTCGGCGCCGAGTTCCTCGGCGTGGCCCTGATCCTGGTGTACGTCGGCGCGGTGATGGTGCTGTTCCTGTTCGTGGTGATGATGCTGGACATCGACGTAGCCCAGCTGCGCCAGGGCTGGGTCAGGTTCCTGCCGGTCGGCCTGCTGGTGGCCGTGGTCATGCTGGTGCAGATGCTGGTGCTGATCGGGGTCAAGGCCAAGGCCGGCGCCGCGCTGCCGGACAACGCCGCCGCCGCGGCCGCCGAGACCTCCAACATCACCTGGCTGGCGCGTTCGCTGTTCACCGAGTTCCTGCTGCCGTTCGAGTTCGCCGCGGTGATCCTGACCGTGGCGGTGATCGCCGCGGTGATGCTGACCCTGCGCAAGCGCGAGGGCGTCAAGACGCAGGACCCGTCCGAACAGACCCGGGTCAAGGCGCGCGACCGCTTCCGCATGGTGCGCATGGAAGCCGTGCGCCCGGTGGCGCCGGTCGTCGAACCCCCGGCCCAAGACGGCGCCCAGGAGGCCAAGTCGTGA
- the nuoL gene encoding NADH-quinone oxidoreductase subunit L, whose translation MTGQLLLSKSVLLAVVLAPLLGSIIAGLFGRQVGRAGAHTVTILGVAVSCALSCWTLYQLVWGGASPFNENLYTFFDVGSFQGHVGFMVDRLTAMMMVVVTFVSLLVHVYTIGYMADDPGYQRFFSYISLFTFSMLMLVMSNNFLQLFFGWEAVGLVSYLLIGFWFKRPTAVFANLKAFLVNRVGDFGFLLGIAAVLMAFRTLDYATVFSYAPLAANAKLAQVWPQVEGLQQAFEWIGGWSLMTVICIGLFIGAMGKSAQVPLHVWLPDSMEGPTPISALIHAATMVTAGIFMVARMSPLFELSQTALNFILFIGATTAFFTGLIGIVQNDIKRVVAYSTLSQLGYMTVALGVSAYSAGVFHLMTHAFFKALLFLGAGSVIIGMHHEQDMRKMGGLRKYMPITYVTMIIGTLALVGTPFFSGFYSKDSIIEAAAHHAHVSHSWIATYGYWAVLGGVLITSFYSFRLLFLTFHGAERFRDVAHDDHGHGHDHAHHDAHGDAEHTDAEAQVHGHGDHGHHGPHIPHESPWVVTLPLILLAIPSVLIGFFTIGPMLFGTDWAGHHAEGGVPGQTLKFFTGIIDFYDPARDTVGALAEEFHGPVAFALHGFLAAPFWLTLAGFALAAVLYLVLSPEWPARLRQRFSGLVRILEAKYGFDILWIDGFAGGGLQLGRISRWIDTRIIDGVFVNGSARVVELASQLLRRTQSGFLYHYAFAMIIGLVALLAVVSWAWR comes from the coding sequence ATGACGGGCCAACTTCTCCTTTCCAAGTCCGTGCTGCTGGCCGTGGTGCTCGCGCCATTGCTGGGCAGCATCATCGCCGGCCTGTTCGGGCGGCAGGTCGGCCGTGCCGGCGCGCATACCGTCACCATCCTGGGCGTGGCCGTCAGCTGCGCGCTGTCGTGCTGGACGCTGTACCAGCTGGTGTGGGGCGGGGCATCGCCGTTCAACGAGAACCTGTACACCTTCTTCGACGTCGGCAGCTTCCAGGGCCATGTCGGCTTCATGGTCGACCGCCTGACCGCGATGATGATGGTGGTGGTGACCTTCGTCTCGCTGCTGGTGCACGTCTACACCATCGGCTACATGGCCGACGACCCGGGCTACCAGCGCTTCTTCAGCTACATCTCGCTGTTCACCTTCTCGATGTTGATGCTCGTGATGAGCAACAACTTCCTGCAGCTGTTCTTCGGCTGGGAAGCGGTGGGCCTGGTGTCCTACCTGCTGATCGGCTTCTGGTTCAAGCGCCCGACGGCCGTGTTCGCCAACCTCAAGGCCTTCCTGGTCAACCGCGTGGGCGACTTCGGCTTCCTGCTCGGCATCGCCGCGGTACTGATGGCCTTCCGCACGCTGGACTACGCGACCGTGTTCTCCTACGCGCCGCTGGCCGCCAACGCCAAGCTGGCGCAGGTCTGGCCGCAGGTCGAAGGCCTGCAGCAGGCGTTCGAGTGGATCGGCGGCTGGTCGCTGATGACGGTGATCTGCATCGGGCTGTTCATCGGCGCGATGGGCAAGTCGGCCCAGGTGCCGCTGCACGTGTGGCTGCCCGACTCGATGGAAGGCCCGACCCCGATCTCGGCGCTGATCCACGCCGCGACGATGGTCACCGCGGGCATCTTCATGGTGGCGCGCATGTCGCCGCTGTTCGAGCTGTCGCAGACCGCGCTGAACTTCATCCTGTTCATCGGTGCGACCACGGCCTTCTTCACCGGCCTGATCGGCATCGTGCAGAACGACATCAAGCGCGTGGTCGCGTACTCCACGCTGTCCCAGCTGGGCTACATGACCGTGGCCCTGGGCGTGTCGGCCTACAGCGCCGGCGTGTTCCATCTGATGACCCATGCCTTCTTCAAGGCGCTGCTGTTCCTGGGCGCCGGCTCGGTGATCATCGGCATGCACCACGAGCAGGACATGCGCAAGATGGGCGGCCTGCGCAAGTACATGCCGATCACCTACGTGACCATGATCATCGGCACGCTGGCCCTGGTCGGGACGCCGTTCTTCTCCGGCTTCTATTCCAAGGACAGCATCATCGAGGCCGCCGCGCACCACGCGCACGTCTCGCACAGCTGGATCGCCACCTACGGTTACTGGGCGGTGCTGGGCGGCGTGCTGATCACCAGCTTCTACAGCTTCCGCCTGCTGTTCCTGACCTTCCACGGCGCCGAGCGCTTCCGCGATGTGGCGCACGACGATCACGGCCATGGCCATGACCACGCGCATCACGACGCGCACGGCGATGCCGAGCACACCGATGCCGAGGCCCAGGTCCACGGTCACGGCGATCACGGCCACCACGGTCCGCACATCCCGCACGAGTCGCCCTGGGTGGTGACCCTGCCGCTAATCCTGCTGGCCATCCCCTCGGTGCTGATCGGCTTCTTCACGATCGGTCCGATGCTGTTCGGGACCGACTGGGCCGGCCACCACGCAGAGGGCGGCGTGCCGGGCCAGACGCTGAAGTTCTTCACCGGCATCATCGATTTCTACGATCCCGCGCGCGACACGGTTGGCGCGCTGGCCGAAGAGTTCCACGGCCCGGTGGCCTTCGCGCTGCACGGCTTCCTGGCCGCGCCGTTCTGGCTGACCCTGGCCGGCTTCGCCTTGGCCGCCGTGCTGTACCTGGTGCTCTCGCCGGAATGGCCGGCCAGGCTGCGCCAGCGCTTCTCCGGTCTGGTCAGGATCCTGGAGGCCAAGTACGGCTTCGACATCCTGTGGATCGACGGCTTCGCCGGCGGCGGTCTGCAGCTGGGCAGGATCTCGCGCTGGATCGACACCCGCATCATCGATGGCGTCTTCGTCAACGGCAGCGCTCGCGTGGTCGAGCTGGCCTCGCAGCTGCTGCGCCGCACCCAATCCGGTTTCCTCTACCACTACGCGTTCGCCATGATCATCGGCCTGGTTGCACTGCTGGCCGTCGTGTCTTGGGCCTGGCGCTGA
- the nuoK gene encoding NADH-quinone oxidoreductase subunit NuoK, producing MITLGHLLALGAVLFCISLAGIFLNRKNVIVLLMSIELMLLSVNINFVAFSRQLGDTAGQLFVFFILTVAAAEAAIGLAILVALFRSRRTINVAEVDSLKG from the coding sequence GTGATCACCCTCGGACACCTGCTCGCGCTCGGCGCGGTGCTGTTCTGCATCTCGCTGGCCGGCATCTTCCTCAATCGCAAGAACGTGATCGTGCTGCTGATGTCGATCGAGCTGATGCTGCTGTCGGTCAACATCAACTTCGTGGCCTTCTCGCGCCAGCTGGGCGACACGGCCGGCCAGCTGTTCGTGTTCTTCATCCTCACCGTGGCCGCGGCCGAGGCCGCGATCGGCCTGGCGATCCTGGTCGCGCTGTTCCGCAGCCGGCGCACGATCAACGTGGCCGAAGTCGACTCCCTCAAGGGCTGA